One Camelus ferus isolate YT-003-E chromosome 21, BCGSAC_Cfer_1.0, whole genome shotgun sequence genomic region harbors:
- the TNFSF4 gene encoding tumor necrosis factor ligand superfamily member 4 isoform X2 — MEANIEKVPAEYPPIQSIRVQFTKCENENGFTIASSNKDGTMKVQNNSIIISCDGFYLISLKGYFSQELSLSLQYRKGREPLFSLSKVRTVDFVTVAHLAFKDIVYLNVSTHSTTCEDIQVNGGELTLIHQNPGGFCA, encoded by the exons gTGCCAGCTGAGTACCCTCCAATTCAAAGTATCAGAGTACAGTTTACCA AGTGTGAAAATGAGAATGGTTTCACCATTGCATCCTCAAACAAGGATGGGACCATGAAGGTGCAAAACAACTCAATCATCATCAGCTGTGACGGCTTCTATCTCATCTCCCTGAAGGGCTACTTCTCTCAGGAGCTCAGCCTCAGCCTTCAGTACCGGAAGGGTCGGGAACCCCTCTTCTCCCTAAGCAAGGTCAGAACTGTCGACTTCGTCACAGTGGCCCATCTGGCTTTCAAGGACATAGTCTACTTGAATGTGAGCACTCACAGTACCACCTGTGAAGACATCCAGGTGAATGGTGGGGAACTGACGCTCATTCATCAAAATCCCGGTGGATTCTGTGCTTAA